One stretch of Rosistilla oblonga DNA includes these proteins:
- a CDS encoding class I SAM-dependent methyltransferase, which translates to MPDSPLSESSPHALPARPAEQFLIQQFSEGNLLPAAGDVLTTSLGRAQLAAVLAASNQYNRVDCWYIDLYQANHARAHHPEPPASLNIVCQPDPPEHQYDLAVLPLGRRGETELVRDQLQSFFNALKIGGQLWVAVDNPNDKWVHEQIVKLGVKLTTISGGDSIVYGCVKTAELKKQKNYGCEFAIRDRGRLLKVYSRPSVFSHRRIDPGARHLIDAMPIEAGMRVLDLGCGAGTVSLAAATAADDVTVHCIDSNSRAVQCTLAGAELNQLTNVTANVSDTGQIDAPGSFDLVLGNPPYYADFRIAELFMATAHKALRSGGRVVLVGKDEEWYTDQMPVLFHSIEIQPVKGYLVASGTRL; encoded by the coding sequence ATGCCTGACAGCCCGCTCTCCGAATCATCTCCTCACGCTTTGCCCGCTCGGCCGGCGGAACAGTTTCTGATCCAACAGTTCAGCGAAGGCAATCTGCTGCCCGCCGCAGGAGACGTGTTGACTACGTCGTTGGGTCGCGCTCAATTAGCCGCCGTGTTGGCTGCGTCGAACCAATACAACCGCGTCGATTGTTGGTACATCGATCTGTATCAAGCGAACCATGCGCGGGCTCACCATCCCGAGCCTCCGGCGTCGCTGAACATCGTCTGCCAGCCCGATCCTCCCGAACATCAGTACGATCTGGCGGTCCTGCCGCTGGGCCGCCGCGGCGAGACCGAACTGGTCCGCGATCAATTGCAATCCTTCTTCAATGCGTTGAAGATCGGTGGCCAGTTGTGGGTCGCTGTCGACAACCCGAACGACAAATGGGTGCACGAACAGATCGTCAAGCTGGGCGTGAAGCTGACGACCATCTCCGGCGGCGATTCGATCGTGTACGGTTGCGTGAAGACGGCGGAACTGAAGAAGCAGAAGAACTACGGCTGTGAGTTTGCGATCCGCGATCGCGGCCGGTTGTTGAAGGTCTACTCCCGCCCCAGCGTCTTTTCGCATCGGCGGATCGATCCGGGAGCGCGACATCTGATCGACGCGATGCCGATCGAAGCGGGGATGCGTGTCTTGGATCTCGGCTGTGGTGCCGGAACCGTCTCGCTGGCCGCGGCTACGGCCGCCGATGATGTGACGGTCCACTGCATCGACAGTAATTCTCGCGCGGTGCAGTGCACGTTGGCCGGAGCCGAATTGAATCAGTTGACCAACGTGACGGCAAACGTTTCGGACACCGGGCAGATCGACGCGCCGGGGAGCTTCGATTTGGTCCTCGGCAATCCACCCTACTATGCCGATTTTCGGATCGCGGAGTTGTTCATGGCGACCGCGCACAAAGCGCTTCGCTCGGGCGGACGTGTCGTCTTGGTCGGCAAAGACGAAGAATGGTACACCGACCAGATGCCGGTGTTGTTTCACAGCATCGAGATCCAGCCGGTTAAAGGATACCTCGTGGCCAGCGGCACCCGGTTGTAG
- a CDS encoding histidine triad nucleotide-binding protein, protein MTETIFSKIIRKEIPAKIVFEDDLCLAFHDIAPKAPVHVLVIPKKVIRSVADLEPEDHALIGHLFGVIRQVAEQLGLEKGYRVITNSGPEGGQEVLHLHFHVLGGRQLTWSPA, encoded by the coding sequence ATGACTGAAACCATCTTCTCCAAGATCATCCGCAAGGAAATCCCCGCCAAGATCGTCTTCGAAGATGATCTCTGTCTGGCGTTTCACGATATTGCTCCCAAAGCTCCGGTTCACGTGTTGGTGATCCCGAAGAAGGTGATCCGCAGCGTTGCCGATCTGGAGCCGGAAGATCACGCGTTGATCGGGCACTTGTTTGGCGTGATCCGCCAAGTCGCCGAGCAATTGGGGCTGGAGAAAGGTTATCGCGTGATCACCAACAGCGGCCCCGAGGGAGGTCAGGAGGTGCTGCATCTGCACTTCCACGTGCTCGGCGGCCGGCAACTCACCTGGTCCCCGGCGTAA
- a CDS encoding dienelactone hydrolase family protein, with amino-acid sequence MMKSVPMLLAILLVPAFADAQNRVQPELMEVPEIRSSWDDLTEGIATKEDWIARREVLKQRYLDLLGDKHKPEKPPLDLIVHEDVVVDGLYRRQWISYAVEADERAHAYLGTPLEFDGKAPAIVALHGTYQHGSKRAAGLIDNPDKAYLDHLCRRGYVVIAPEHFVSGERTPAAGAYDTAAFYEKHPQWTAVGKFTYEHSIAIDVLQSLPQVDAQRIGALGHSLGGHGTFFLAAYDDRIQASACNCGASFFRHNPNVEGWGRNRWYIYFKPIREGLLKGELPPIDFHEIIALIAPRAFLDVSGLNDGHTPTQKQRLLMLMKIMDVYELNGVPENLGFYVHGRKHSVAHESRQLIYGWMDAHLKPVEATQTHLVVPAAEE; translated from the coding sequence ATGATGAAATCCGTTCCGATGTTGCTGGCGATTCTGTTGGTCCCAGCGTTTGCAGACGCTCAGAATCGGGTGCAGCCCGAGCTGATGGAGGTTCCCGAGATCCGTTCGTCTTGGGACGATCTGACCGAGGGGATCGCGACGAAAGAGGACTGGATCGCGCGTCGCGAGGTCCTGAAGCAGCGGTATCTGGATCTGTTGGGCGACAAGCACAAACCGGAAAAGCCGCCGCTGGATCTGATCGTTCACGAAGATGTGGTCGTCGACGGTTTGTACCGCCGGCAGTGGATCAGTTATGCCGTCGAAGCGGACGAGCGAGCCCACGCCTATCTGGGAACGCCGCTGGAGTTCGACGGAAAGGCTCCCGCGATCGTAGCGCTGCACGGTACGTACCAGCACGGCAGCAAGCGGGCGGCGGGGCTGATCGACAACCCTGACAAAGCCTATCTCGATCATCTGTGCCGTCGCGGGTATGTCGTGATCGCGCCGGAGCACTTCGTGTCGGGCGAGCGGACGCCGGCCGCGGGAGCTTACGACACCGCCGCTTTTTACGAGAAGCATCCCCAGTGGACGGCGGTCGGGAAATTCACGTACGAGCACTCGATTGCCATCGACGTTTTGCAGAGTCTACCGCAGGTCGATGCCCAGCGGATCGGAGCGCTTGGGCATTCGTTGGGAGGCCACGGCACCTTTTTTCTGGCTGCTTATGACGATCGCATTCAAGCCTCTGCGTGCAATTGTGGAGCGTCTTTCTTTCGGCACAATCCCAACGTCGAAGGCTGGGGACGCAACCGTTGGTACATCTATTTCAAGCCGATTCGCGAGGGGCTGCTGAAAGGGGAGTTGCCGCCGATCGACTTCCACGAGATCATCGCCTTGATCGCTCCGCGGGCGTTTCTGGACGTCTCCGGTTTGAACGACGGCCATACTCCAACGCAGAAACAGCGACTGTTGATGCTGATGAAAATCATGGATGTCTACGAACTCAATGGGGTGCCGGAGAACCTCGGCTTCTACGTTCACGGCCGCAAGCATTCGGTGGCTCACGAATCGCGGCAATTGATCTATGGATGGATGGACGCGCATCTGAAACCCGTCGAAGCGACGCAGACGCACCTCGTCGTTCCCGCCGCCGAGGAATGA
- a CDS encoding MGH1-like glycoside hydrolase domain-containing protein: MKKSITAEEQRLLASNERTGNWQRWGPYLSERQWGTVREDYSESGDSWQYFPHDHARSRAYRWGEDGLMGITDRQGRLCFALGLWNGRDPILKERLFGLTGPEGNHGEDVKECYYYLDSTPTHSYMRGLYKYPQARYPYEDLAAVNQSRSRNELEYELTDTGVFDEDRYFDVDVRYAKQAPDDILIRVLITNRGPDAAVLHVVPQLWFRNTWTWHCTHEGCTARPHLSLNDDGRIVSRHETLGAFQFAADTGPQGEEPTWLFTDNETNSDRHPDLPCESEYYKDAFHQYVIEGDTKAVNPKQHGTKAAPYYLLRMKPGEQVQLQFRLAGNQDIPSGDWFGDAFDASFEERASEADSYYDNVIAKSLSPEERNISRQAYAGLLWTKQFYHFVVDTWLNGDPNGPPAPASRQNIRNKDWRHLFNRDVLSMPDKWEYPWFAAWDSAFHMIPMARLDPHFAKEQLILFLREWYMHPNGQIPAYEWTFSDVNPPVHAWACWSVYESTGEPGERDRLFLARTFQKLLLNFTWWVNRKDPRGRNVFSGGFLGLDNIGVFDRSKPLPDGGYMEQADGTGWMAFYCGTMLRMALELADNNPAYGDMASKFLEHYVAIAEAMNSIDGDGLWDEADGFYYDHLYIKDHGTPMRIRSIVGLIPLLTGVILDEEVINRLPGFNKRMKWFLDSKPDLRDRMTYAERKDPNSQQPCHRLLAIPSEARLRRLLSIMLDESEFLSPYGIRSLSAAHREDPFVFELHGVRNEVQYVPGESDSWMFGGNSNWRGPVWMPLNFLIIESLRTYYQFCGDTVQLECPTGSGQLMTLLEIAEELERRLTTLFKADDEGHRPIHGGEARYAEDPAWNDLVLFYEYFHGDNGRGLGASHQTGWTSLVATMLDHQAQSTSKRS, encoded by the coding sequence ATGAAAAAGTCGATCACGGCCGAAGAACAGCGTTTGTTAGCCAGCAACGAGCGGACGGGAAACTGGCAGCGTTGGGGGCCTTACCTTTCGGAGCGTCAGTGGGGGACGGTTCGCGAGGACTATTCGGAAAGCGGCGACAGCTGGCAATACTTTCCGCACGACCACGCCCGCAGCCGCGCCTATCGTTGGGGCGAAGACGGATTGATGGGGATCACCGATCGCCAGGGTCGACTCTGCTTTGCTCTGGGGTTATGGAACGGCCGGGATCCGATTCTCAAAGAGCGGCTGTTTGGGCTGACCGGCCCCGAGGGGAACCACGGCGAAGATGTCAAGGAATGTTATTATTACCTGGACAGCACGCCGACCCATTCGTACATGCGAGGCTTGTACAAATATCCGCAGGCTCGCTACCCGTACGAAGACCTGGCGGCGGTCAATCAAAGTCGCAGCCGCAACGAGCTGGAATACGAACTGACCGACACGGGAGTCTTCGACGAAGATCGCTACTTCGATGTCGATGTTCGTTACGCCAAACAGGCTCCGGACGACATCCTGATCCGTGTGCTGATCACCAATCGCGGACCCGACGCCGCCGTCTTGCACGTCGTGCCTCAGTTGTGGTTCCGCAACACGTGGACCTGGCACTGCACTCACGAAGGCTGCACCGCGCGGCCTCATCTGTCGTTGAACGATGACGGGCGAATCGTCTCGCGACACGAGACGCTTGGTGCGTTCCAGTTTGCCGCCGACACGGGGCCTCAAGGCGAGGAACCAACATGGCTGTTTACCGACAACGAAACCAACTCCGACCGGCACCCCGACCTGCCCTGCGAGAGCGAATACTATAAGGATGCGTTTCACCAATACGTGATCGAAGGGGATACCAAAGCGGTGAACCCCAAGCAGCATGGGACCAAAGCGGCTCCCTATTATCTGCTGCGGATGAAGCCGGGCGAGCAGGTTCAGTTGCAGTTTCGGCTGGCGGGGAACCAAGACATTCCTAGCGGCGATTGGTTTGGCGATGCGTTTGACGCCAGCTTTGAAGAACGGGCGTCGGAGGCGGACAGCTATTACGACAACGTGATTGCAAAATCGCTGAGCCCCGAAGAGCGGAACATCTCGCGGCAGGCGTACGCCGGGCTGCTGTGGACGAAGCAGTTCTATCACTTTGTCGTCGACACCTGGCTCAACGGCGATCCCAACGGACCGCCTGCTCCCGCGTCGCGTCAGAACATTCGCAACAAAGACTGGCGGCATCTGTTCAACCGCGACGTGTTGAGCATGCCCGACAAGTGGGAGTATCCGTGGTTCGCGGCTTGGGACAGTGCATTCCACATGATCCCGATGGCGCGGTTGGATCCGCATTTCGCCAAAGAGCAGCTGATCCTGTTCTTGCGGGAATGGTACATGCACCCCAATGGCCAGATCCCCGCGTACGAATGGACCTTCTCCGACGTCAATCCGCCGGTCCACGCTTGGGCTTGTTGGAGTGTCTATGAGTCGACTGGAGAACCCGGCGAGCGCGATCGGCTGTTTTTAGCGCGGACCTTTCAAAAGCTGCTGTTGAATTTCACTTGGTGGGTCAATCGCAAAGACCCTCGCGGGCGGAACGTCTTCTCCGGCGGCTTCTTGGGCTTGGATAACATCGGAGTCTTCGACCGCAGCAAACCGCTGCCCGATGGCGGCTACATGGAGCAGGCGGACGGGACCGGGTGGATGGCGTTTTATTGCGGCACGATGCTGCGTATGGCGTTGGAACTGGCCGACAATAATCCCGCTTACGGCGACATGGCCAGCAAGTTCCTGGAGCACTACGTGGCGATCGCTGAAGCGATGAACTCGATCGATGGCGACGGTCTGTGGGACGAGGCGGACGGCTTCTATTACGACCATCTGTACATCAAAGATCACGGCACGCCGATGCGGATCCGTTCGATCGTGGGGCTGATCCCACTGTTGACCGGTGTGATTTTGGATGAAGAGGTGATCAACCGCTTGCCCGGATTTAACAAGCGGATGAAGTGGTTCTTGGATTCCAAGCCGGATCTCCGCGATCGGATGACGTATGCGGAACGGAAGGATCCCAACAGCCAACAGCCCTGCCATCGATTGCTGGCGATTCCGTCGGAGGCTCGCTTGCGGCGGTTGCTGTCGATCATGTTGGACGAATCGGAGTTCCTGTCGCCGTACGGAATCCGTTCGCTCTCGGCGGCTCACCGCGAAGATCCGTTTGTGTTCGAATTGCACGGCGTCCGCAACGAGGTGCAATACGTTCCTGGCGAGAGCGATTCGTGGATGTTTGGCGGCAACAGCAACTGGCGCGGGCCGGTCTGGATGCCGTTGAACTTCTTGATCATCGAATCGCTGCGGACCTATTACCAGTTCTGCGGCGATACCGTTCAACTGGAATGCCCGACCGGTTCGGGGCAACTGATGACGTTGCTTGAGATCGCCGAAGAGTTGGAGCGACGGTTGACGACGCTGTTCAAAGCCGACGACGAGGGGCATCGCCCGATCCACGGCGGCGAAGCGCGATATGCCGAGGATCCCGCATGGAACGATCTGGTCCTGTTCTACGAGTACTTTCATGGCGACAACGGTCGCGGTCTGGGAGCGAGTCATCAAACCGGATGGACCTCGTTGGTCGCGACGATGTTGGATCATCAAGCCCAATCGACGTCGAAACGCTCCTAA
- a CDS encoding YdjY domain-containing protein has translation MLANLIQLRHGNQKSAVWVPRSLACLLLTLVSLGSATAQPADTSKPIADLPASEDPDRPQRPPTPEESESPTIKGVIAAFDAPKGATRLAPDARLWIDKPNRRVIVDGYVAVQEGLLEMFACPAGTKEHESAVAVLARSQYVHAALLAVGATPGRPVQFQPKFSPPTGDRIAIWVLWRDKEGKRHRAKAQEWICKTGTKEQLNTDFVFAGSQWWTDPRSGRDFYSADDGDLICVSNFASATLDVPIESSKDAEYLEFSACTENMPPRGTPIRMVMIPVSPALNAKPADKDNAADAKPADKPAADAKLDADLDSLGPKDSPATQPTTPDAGSDS, from the coding sequence ATGCTTGCCAACCTAATTCAACTGCGACACGGCAACCAAAAGAGCGCTGTGTGGGTCCCTCGCTCGTTGGCCTGTCTGTTGTTGACGCTCGTGAGCCTCGGATCCGCGACGGCTCAGCCCGCCGACACCAGCAAACCGATCGCCGACCTGCCAGCCAGCGAAGATCCCGACCGACCGCAACGGCCGCCGACGCCAGAGGAGAGCGAGAGTCCAACGATCAAAGGAGTGATCGCCGCTTTTGACGCCCCTAAAGGTGCAACGCGGTTGGCTCCCGACGCCCGACTGTGGATCGACAAACCAAATCGCCGGGTGATCGTCGACGGATACGTCGCCGTGCAGGAGGGGTTGTTGGAGATGTTCGCCTGTCCGGCGGGGACCAAAGAACACGAATCGGCAGTCGCCGTGCTGGCGCGCAGCCAATATGTCCACGCGGCGTTGTTGGCCGTGGGAGCGACCCCCGGCCGGCCGGTTCAGTTCCAACCCAAGTTCTCGCCCCCCACCGGCGATCGGATCGCGATCTGGGTGCTGTGGCGCGACAAGGAGGGCAAACGCCATCGAGCCAAGGCGCAAGAATGGATCTGCAAGACCGGAACCAAAGAGCAGTTGAACACCGATTTCGTCTTTGCGGGCAGCCAATGGTGGACCGACCCTCGCAGCGGACGCGACTTTTATTCAGCCGACGACGGCGACCTCATTTGCGTTTCGAACTTCGCTTCGGCAACGCTGGACGTTCCGATCGAGAGCAGCAAAGACGCGGAGTACTTGGAATTCAGCGCGTGCACCGAAAACATGCCACCGCGTGGGACGCCGATCCGAATGGTGATGATCCCCGTCTCACCGGCCTTGAACGCAAAACCAGCGGACAAAGATAACGCGGCCGATGCGAAGCCGGCGGACAAACCGGCGGCCGATGCGAAACTCGATGCCGATCTGGACAGTCTGGGCCCCAAAGATTCGCCCGCCACGCAACCCACAACTCCCGACGCCGGGAGCGATTCTTAA
- a CDS encoding DUF6159 family protein produces the protein MFERLSNGYALAKQSLGVLQRDKQLIIFPLLSGISCTLVMISFAIPLVMTGAVENAIEQGQEAGDPMQNPLYLAVLFAFYFVNYFVIVFFNSALIACAVKSFYGERPTLSDGISAAMSRLPQIAGWALLSATVGVILRVIESRSEKVGAIVSGLLGMAWAAASFFVVPVLVIEKAGPFEALKRSATILKSTWGESLGAKGGIGFFGFLASLPCIALIVGGGFLTASIGAAGIAVIVLGVIGLLLVSLISSAMSAIVQAAIYMYGSSGDAPGGFEANNLRGVFAKA, from the coding sequence ATGTTCGAACGATTAAGTAATGGGTATGCACTGGCCAAACAGAGCCTGGGCGTACTGCAACGCGATAAGCAACTGATCATCTTCCCGCTGCTCAGCGGAATCAGCTGCACCCTGGTGATGATCTCTTTCGCCATCCCCTTGGTGATGACCGGCGCGGTGGAAAACGCCATCGAACAGGGACAGGAAGCGGGCGACCCGATGCAGAACCCGCTCTACCTGGCGGTTCTGTTTGCCTTCTACTTCGTCAACTACTTCGTGATCGTCTTCTTCAACTCCGCCTTGATCGCATGCGCGGTGAAAAGCTTCTACGGCGAGCGACCGACGCTATCGGACGGCATCTCCGCCGCGATGTCTCGACTGCCCCAGATCGCCGGTTGGGCATTGCTTAGCGCCACCGTCGGCGTGATCTTGCGAGTGATCGAGAGTCGCAGCGAGAAGGTCGGCGCGATCGTTTCGGGATTGTTGGGGATGGCCTGGGCGGCGGCCAGCTTCTTTGTTGTCCCGGTACTGGTGATCGAGAAAGCCGGCCCGTTCGAAGCCCTCAAACGATCGGCAACGATCCTGAAAAGCACCTGGGGAGAATCGCTGGGTGCCAAGGGAGGAATCGGATTTTTCGGCTTCCTCGCCTCGCTCCCTTGCATCGCCTTGATCGTTGGCGGCGGCTTCCTAACAGCTTCGATCGGAGCAGCTGGAATCGCTGTGATCGTCTTGGGAGTGATCGGATTGCTGCTGGTTTCGCTGATCTCCAGCGCGATGTCGGCGATCGTGCAAGCCGCTATCTATATGTATGGCTCCAGCGGCGACGCCCCCGGCGGCTTCGAAGCCAACAACCTCCGCGGCGTCTTCGCAAAAGCCTAA